The DNA segment ctttcttactcagcatgtCTTCCAAccttgacacatcagcctttaaatcagaattttcctttgaaagaatagtgttcaatttattcttttcaatccaatcagtatgtaattcttcaaacatcatcTGAGCTTCTTCTATGGACATTGTCTCTTCACctgtatcattatcacacataTTATCAGTAGTGGAGGAATTCAAACAAACTGACCTTTGAGAGATGctgcggccaggtgtggcaatACCTGCGGCAATACCTAAaagattgacttgaaactttttctttctttccagTAAGGTAGATAAGGCAGTATGACTCTCTTCATCTTcatgttcttcttcttcagactcttcatcactcaaaGACGTGTTCATCACTTTCCTAAGCGTGttggcacactcatttgcatagtgtccaaaaTCTTGACATGCATGGCATTGAACCGTGTCTAGCTTCTTTGAGACAAACTTCTTCTTTTCATCCACTATTATCCGAGGCTTAGAAGAATCAGTAGGTTTCTTTGGTGATTGTTCTGGTCCAATAATCCTTAAGGGGTTTTTGGAGAACATTGgagtcttgaattttttatccgtctttcttgactctttcaTCCTTTTCAGATAGTCATTAAATTTCTTAGTCATGAGAGAGATCGAATCCTCTTCTAAATCAGATTGATGAACTTCTAGATGAAATTTAACATATTCCTCATATGAGGGCTTCGAAACTTGAAGAGCTATTattttcctttatccttctcttgttcTGTATTGTTCATCTCAAAGACTTGAAGGATgctaatcagttcagtcatcttcatctttgaagtgtcCTTTACTTCTTCAAGCGCCCATATCTTCCCATTGAATCGTTTAGGCAGggatcgaagaaccttgttcaccatagCTTCACTCGCAATAGGTCCTCTAAGAGCATGAgcctctgtagctatctccctaagttttTTATCATACTCAGCAatagtctcattctcatccatcctgattCTCTCAAATTTAGCGTTTAAAAATctcaatcttgttcttctcacactATCTGTTCCTTCATAatgttcttgaagagcatcccaTATGTCCTTAGCAATAGTGCAGTCAGATATGATCCCATACATCTTCATATCCACAGTTGCAAGGATTGCATTGAGTGCcttagcattgtagcttgagCTTTGTGTTTCCTCGGCAGTCCAATTTTCTTCTTTCTTGATGATATAGTCTCCGTCGTCATCTTGCGTTgttggaggagtccaaccagtcaAAATACTTTGCCACGCACGAACATCCATAGCTTTAATAGTATACCTCATTCTATGCTTCCAAAGTGCGTAATTTGCGCCATCAAGGATTGGATGTTTGAGAAACGAATTCGAAACAGAtgatgagtccatcttatttcttgtaataaaataagcaaccaagatcagttcttagtgtatcaagaatatggctctgataccacttgtaaggaaataatggttgcacataaacagtttgaggtgttgtcacaaggtgttgacaacacctactataacaccttgattaatttgcagcggaaaataattttaagcgtgtataaaaaataagcaaccaaataaatagactcaaataaattaagcaagagtataaaataatcttgcagcgcctcatggcaaaacttcactagaaaactttcaaagagttttacaaaccctaaaactagtgattattgtaaaagtcaatttctcaaaacaagtgagaaataaagaataaaagttctcctaaaaattctatatggAATAGAATAACTAAAAACATAGTAAGGATAAAAACTCTTGAAGCCAAAACACGTGAGATGTAAACACCCTTCGATCAATAATCTTCGAGTGTTCTTCACGGCTTCAAGCAACCACGACCGTGACAAGCTTCAGAGATTCTCCTGTATGTATCTATAGCTCTCTCTCCGTCTCTCTATGTATCGGTCACCTTCCTTGTGCACGCCTCTCTTCAATAAATAGACAAAGAATCCTTCTTTAGAatgtttccttgtaggcgtaggaCTCTAGATCTTGATCAAGTCAAATCTACACAATAAGGAATTAAATCAATAGATATATGATAATATTCTGATAACTCTatttaaatcttaaaacaagttattcaaagaaataaataacttcatgttcaagaaagacaaaagatattaaataaaatctttttcaaactagaatgattttaagaaataaaatatttctttcaaaataatacatctattttacaaaattaGCTCGTTACAATGTCTCGCAGAAGATTTGTACGTGCAAAGAAGAAGATTTGTACGTGCAAAGAATCGTCCTAGCTAAATAATGCAAGAAACTAAAATTGATATAACTTTTTGTTATGCTTGTAATGATTCTGCTGCAAAGAAGCGAGGCGTCGCATGTGGCCTGGTGGTAGGCCGACGTTACTGGTAAGTAATACTTGTGTCATTGTGTGTTGCAATATGTGTatgtaaaatataatttttttcaagtaTTGAAATAAATGCACCATGTATTGCACATATTTTAATGCTTCGTCCTTACAAAGAAAAATGCACATCATTTATATTTTTGAGAGGTCATGTGGATCTTGTGACAAGTGCGCGCACATACACAGATATATTGTATTCAAGGACAATTTGTTGCAGAGATGGTGGACGATAGGAGACAAGACCCTTTACAATGAACATGGAAATGATATCCACATGCCATGCATGGAATGGGAGCCCATTAAGATTAATTCGGGTACCCTTTGGACCATTAAAAATTATACCCTTTGTCTCATATTTTATTCATTCACATATGTTTGCATCAATATTCTATTACTATTTTAAAATCACTCGAGGCTACTAAGCCGATGACTTGATACTTTGGCATGCTACCCTCCATAAATTGGCAAATTCGATCCTATCATATTACTCATATAATCATATTCTATGTCTTATCTCGTCGCAAATTTCAAAACTACTTGTATTTcacaaattatttattatagggattttttttataacataaaatgtGTAAATCGGGACGCTAGTCTATGATATTAGGAATTTGTAGATGCTAGCATATGGTCTCGcgtaatttaaaaaaatgagtCATTAAATCTTCATTCGGACAGTATCGACAAATTCATGATACCAAATGTAGTCGTGAGAGGATTTGActtttcctttaaaaaaaaaaaaggtgttAAATTGAGTGACAATGAAGATATATAAAGATCTCCATCGTGCCAAAGTTAAATTTCTTTATATCAATTATTAATCTGTTTAgagttaaataattatttcttGATGAAGCAAACAAGAGTCCCCATGGGTTGCGTTACACACGTGCTCGTCACGTGCAGACATGGTGCTTATTTGGTTGTcgcctttttttttcttctcttttttcctAAACCATTTTTCATCCATTAAAGTCTTTTTTTCCAAAATGTGAATGGTCTTCAACTTGGTTTAACAAATTGTCAAATTATTTACCAAAAAATGACATTTTCTGGTGACAACATTGTAATATTGTATGATTGTGTATACTAAAATGGGCCAATTTGTTATTATGGTGGAAGATTGGAAAAGTTAAAGAGAGGCATGTGATTACTGACAATTAAtgaatgtattaaaaaaaactgCATGTTAtgattaatcaattaattacaTTATTAACTTCAATTACATAGCTAAATTCAGTGCTGGCAGCAGACTAAAACATTAAGTTAACAAACTTTGCTGGGGAGTAACGACAAAAAATGCTGGTTCTTGTGATACTTATTTCCCCTCCGGACTCTCAATTAtatatgtttcatttttttCCTTGGTTAtcttaaatttatatttcagTTCTTATATTTAgtgatatttttatttctattttttactaatatatatttcaataagTATTGGAAAATGTATAACTATTTtttgaatgaattaaataattttttttaatccatgaattaaatatatataaaataacaaaTTTGTTTGTAAACTTTGTTTATacaattattgtttttttattatgtgtgagaaaacaatatatatatgttaatttaTTTGAGACATAAggaatatataatttttatcaaattGATTATGTGTATTTAATCAGTATAAGGCAACCTTTGGATCAGCGGTGCCTAGGATCTCTCAGCGGCAGTACATAATACAGTGATTTATCCATtcattagtttttttaaaaaaattataaaattgatttttagttATCCATTCCTAAATATTGTATGTCTTATTAACtatctaaatttaaaaaatcaatgaaAATAGCCGAGGAATAAGAATTATTGAGTTAATTTTAAAGCTGggaattgaaaaataaatagcacaaattttgaaaatattattcgATCACATGGTGTGCATGGAAGTAGGCACGTctcctctttttattttttttatatattttttaatgcaTCGACTCTTTCTCGAGGACCAATAAATTCGGGTGGTGGACTTGAAGTCCGTGCCAgtaaagattttaaaaaaatacaatctCTCTATAACATTTAACAAATACtaattaaagattttttttgaGAAGATATTTCAGGAAACAaagtttatataaatatatatatatatatatatatatatatatatatatataattgaacaTTTGAgtaaagattttaaaaaaaatacaatctcTCTATAACATTTAAGAAATACtaattaaagattttttttgaGAAGATATGTCAGGAAAAAAagtttatataaataaataaataaatatatatatatatatatatatatatataattgaacaTTTGAgtaaagattttaaaaaaatacaacctCTCTATAACATTTAACAAATACtaattaaagattttttttgaGAAGATATGTCAGGAAACAAAGTTTATATATGCATTGATTAAATAATCAAGTTAACACTATCAAACAACTCTAGCTAagccttcaaaaaaaaaactctagcTAAGTAAATCGTCTTGGACGAATAATGTACGGCAAACTCATTTGATAATCGAATTTCTGATTATTGATCAaatgttcaattattaattgaACATTTGATCAATAATCAGAAATTCGATTATCAAATGAGTTTGCCGTACATTATTCGTCCAAGACGATTTACTTAgctagagttttttttttgaaggctTAGCTAGAGTTGTTTGATAGTGTTAACTTGATTATTTAATCAATGCATCGtcaaatatgtatatatatatatatataattgtttattatatatgtgtaggataaaataaatttgaaacaaataattaaaaaatttataaatatgttTCCTCTAAACATTCTCTGTAATTTAGTTTTTGGAAATTCACCACACAGTATATATTTTGCACTCATATTCATGTACAGCAGAGGCCAAGAACTATCCTTGGTCCACGCCCCATGGTATAGAAGTTGAGTTTCCCAAGTTAAGATTCAGCGCCAGAGGTGGTGCCATTTCACCAGCCAAAATAACCCCCcaaaaagaaaacaattaaAGGGCAATCACATTACAAATTAAATACATATTTAATTTCTAATTGCATtacatttatttaaatactcactgtcaaaaaatttgaatttttttactcCCTACATTTAATATTGGCTAACATATAAAACTGTGGAAATTATATTTAAGTAAATTATCCACTTTCAttatacaaaaaataaataaataataagacGGTGGAAATTTTTTTGTTGTGTTCAAAGACAATGGAACATTGATTCTCCATGTTATATTTCTTTGTCTGAGGTGTAAAATTGAGAAAAATAAATGACATAATTATTAATTTGTCGGTCTTCGAAAAAGTTCGGAAGAAAAAGAATCGAGCGTCTCATTTAGCTTAGTCAGTACCAAATTTTacatttaaattgatttaaaccTGAGAtctatctcaattttttttgaaaaaacctGAGGTCTATCTAATATTGTGAAgataaaacttaaaaaatagttagattatattaaattaaattatttggaAATTATTTAATCCGGTGCTTGACCTAATTAACCCAAGTATTATTATTTACACGGGTCACACACCACACATTAATTCCATGTAGCTTGTCATTTACACAAATCTTAACAGTACTGTACCATATGCCAAGGATTTTATGGTAAGttactaaaaataaattatagcaTTAAATTGTAAtgtgaataaattatttatctGTGTCCAAAAtcttgaataataataataataaataaaaaaataataataataattattataataattattattattattaattgtaATAAGTGGATATTAAATGATTCAATAAATTTCAGATAAATGGTAATTTTACTATGACAGTTGAAATTTTGTATGTACGTactgtcatatatatatatatatatatatatatatatatatatatacccaaTGTATCCTCGTTGTCCACTATTGAGATGATATTCAATTATATTGAATGCACAattaatcaatatatatatatatgtgtgtatatatatatatatattatcatattTGCACACACTAGTTGTGTGtgaaaaaaattgatttgatatttttttattaaacttaattttaataaaaacatttaataaatttatggtACAAAAAATAAAGGTTTTCTTGGTAAGaatctaataaatttattgcaaaaatctaatttataatatatttcgacactatttttttcaaataatttgaaatttgaaagtagataaataaatagaaattattattaattttgtgttatcataccaaaatatatatcatacaaTTTCTCTAAGACCTCTGGTTTAATAAATAGGTAGAGATACGTGggcttataaaatatatatatatatatatatatatatatatatatatatatatatatataattgttaaAATGAAATCAGAATTAATAAAATGTGACAGCCCTGCACGTACCTACATGCCGATAAGGACCAATGCAAACATAATGTCCGCAAAATACACTGAATTGGACTTTTCTTGTCAATCCGAAAAAGAAcgttttctttactttttctttttttttttaaaaaaaaaaataataaacttatGCTACCGACATTTATATATCAAACAATTCTCGAGACGGGTCAATGatgattataattaaaaaataatatttttaatataaaaattcatatttttttataagtgaccaaaataaaaatacatgaCTTCTTGTGTTATATATTTTAGTGCTTACTTCAATTTGAAATAAAGTactatatttttttaacaaatgcAGATAAATGCCTGCAAATGACTACGACATATACTTGCTCACTTAATAAGAggtcaaaattaattaaatttctcATTTCCATTGTATGAACTATGAAGCTAGACCCCCCATCACCACTTAACAATTTAATTAAACATGAAAGTAAAAAATTTGTTCCAATCCATCGATCAAGTTTAAATTTTGTGTGTGGTACAACGAcacttaaaatttttagattagataataaataaattatactgATAATgggttttatttttcttaaatttaaCTTTCCAGAATACAATACTTTCTATTCTTACTGACTTCCTAATTTGGTTAATGCTAAATATCGACTTAACTGTAGGTAAATGTGAAGCTATCCTTAGATTACTAATTACTAACTCAATTAACgtgtctaaaataatatatttaataatagaTATATGCATACTGAAAAAATCAATAGACCTAATAAATGTGTATACTAATAAATGCCCGAACTTAGATGCACTTTTCAGAATAGTACCCTCAGATATCGTCTCACTAGTAATAATGCATTATGAGACTACAAATTCATAGAGAAATAGGAAAGCATAAATTCTTTGATCACTAAATCTTAGTCAAAGAATTTGGGCAAAATGAAAGGTAAATTTGAGATTTCTTTTCTTGATCATAACAATattagggaaaaaaaaaagctaCAAAATTCCATAAGTTAGGAATCAACACTTTATGCTTGTTCTCGAAATTAATGAACtagaacccaaaaaaaaaaaaaaaaaaaaacaaaaaaggaaATATgtctaattaaattaaattaaattaaattaaagtaAAGTAACCTCATGAATGCCAAAGCAAAGCCTGTAGCTAAATCAACTGTCGAAAATCAGGGCCGATGTGTTGATGAATCAAGTAATCGTCACCGTTGGATATGTCAAACATCATACTTGGATGGTGGTGATGATGCAGAAAGTGTTGCTGCTGATTCTGCTGACTTCTCACCTGCTCTTTCTGCCGTCGCAGCTCCAGAACTTTGCGGTGTGAATTCGAGTGCTTCGTAAGCACAAATGTCGGGCTGGCCGCGGGCCGGTACTCGGGTACAAGCCGACCCGATTTGTACCTCACCCCACATGCATTGCACAGTGTTTTTGGTCCCATGGGCCCGGTCCGCCATTGCGGTGTCTTGTCAGTGGCGCAATGGAGGCACTTCCGACCGTCGCCGCCGGTGGAGGAACCGTCGGGGGCCTTCTTCTCTGCCACCGTCGTCGTTTTGCTGCCTGCGGCGATGTCGGATGAGGAGGAAGATGACATGGTGGGAACGTTGGAGGACAATGGGGTCGGAGCCACGGCGAGAATGCGCGAAGCCCAGTTTCCGGGGGTGGCGCGTGAACGCTTGCTACGCGCCTTGGCGGGGACCGACATTTCGGGCCGGAGAACGGGGCAGGTTCGGGTTGCGTCGGGCTGGAATCTGTATTGGTGGTGAGTGCTCTCCGGAGAAGCTTCGTTGTTTCGGGCTTTTAATCCTTGTATGAGATGCAGCTTCTGCAAATCCTCGCTCGAGAATGATTCCTCCGTGAAATTCGACAGCCATTCAAGCTCAGCCAAATCATCATACtgtgtaataattaattaataatattaaaaaacgCGACAAATgtcaaaaaaataatcatcCAAATTCGCCAAACTACATAAAGTTatcatatttttaattcaaatcaCATACTGGGACGCAGAGTTCACTTGAAAAATGGCCATCGGAGAAGCCGCGGCCGCCGCCAACGTCGGCGGAGTGAAACAGCGGCTCGACACTGCTACCTCCAGAGAAGGAGGAGTTACACGAGTTATCCACCGCCGTAAGTGCCGCGGAGTCCGTGGGTATTCCGGTCACACCCGccccgccgccgccgccgcctccGTCCGCCGCCACCATATATTCGTCATTGGGGATGTCGAGAAGGTCCTCGACGACGAACTGGTCGCTGTTTTTAGCGTCGGAGGGATGTTTCTCATGCGCGAAATGGGTGTTATAGTAGCCTGTTTGGTAGATTTCCGAGTTTTCCATGGAAAGTTTTAAGTTAGGAGTGTATAGAAATATAGACAAGGTAAGAAAGGCAAACGGAGAAATGGAGTAATTATTTGCGTGTGTTATTTTATGGGGGTGAGAGAGAAAAGAGGAGGCTTATTTGCTTTACAAGGGGACACCTAATAAATTGGATTTTGACGAGGAAATTATCATGGCTTGGCTTTTATAGGAGTATGAAAGATTTCCTAGTCTTAAATTAAGAcgtccaaaaatatatattatacttGTGATCGTGGGTGTGAAATTATCATAATGCCCTTCATAATTTGTTGGTTTCCTAATCTATGGAAAAATATTATGCATGGATAGCGGTGGGATTCATGTAAAATGAATTGGGAAAATTTAACCTTTGCGTGTACCATTTCCTATGGTATATAGTGATATAACACTAATACACTATCAATGAGCTAGAAAATTCGTGCTCGATATAATAatgttattaatattatttacaagtACAAGTCACTTGGTCCACTTCCTTAACATGAACTTTGTCAACCCTTAACTcgagaataatataataataatatataaaacgaTGTATTTAAATTTGAAGTTGACCAATTAAATTAAGTACACGAACACCAGTAGCATTAGGATTTAGAAATATATATCTATCTGCCGACTGCCATGCATAGCGTATATATATAGTTCCCTATTCATAGTTTTCTATCTAGGGGCAGATTGGGAACTTCAAATAACATAAATTAAGAGACACAAAAAAtgctcttttttaaaaaaataaaaataaaaattttaacaaaaGTGTAGGAATTGGGGATGTTAAATGTCCAAGACAATCTAACCACCCTAATGAATCGATCAAAAAGGTTGAAATGTTCAAATCAGTTGTTAGTCCAATTATAGCCATGTTTTACCGAGGATAGTGAGcctatttttgttttattttttaaaccaaaATAAGGGTAAAACTTCAACACTTTTGTCAATTACTAATTTTtggttgaatatttttttaaataatatctcTTAAGTTCAGAATTTACGTTTTGTATTGGATTTTAATGTCAACAAGATAGTCAATTGAAATagaaagaaattaaattaaaatatataaatcctAGTTTCCGAATGAATAATAATTTCATCTATGTTGAAAAAAGACGATGATAATATACGTAATGTCGATTTCTGATGTAAGTATTATATTGCAGGCCATCTCCGCatgcatttaaattttttactaCTTTGAAATGGTTGCACTAAAAACATGATCGGCtggcaaatattttttttaatagacTAACAAAAACATTTACGTATTATTAAccaaatatattaaatattgcTGATTTACAACAGTAACTGATGGCGTGGACATAACATGACATGAGAGACGGAATGCATGCATAATGGCGAAATTATAAACAATATCATGTAGTCAAATTAAAAAGACATTTCGTTGCGTATGTTGGCTTaaatagatttttttattttctaattaGTTAATTAAGAGGCCAAATGATAACTAAAATTTTCCTctaattttctatttttttttatattttataactcttataattattcaaatttgagttttagtctTGTAAGTTAggttatattttgatttttgatcttttttttattatttatttatggatATCAACCTAgatatatatatgtcaaaacAAGCTAACTAGCAAGATTAGTTTTTCCTGCAATCCACTATTAGGCGGGTTCGAAAATCATCGACCCAACCCACATATTGTAGGTGGTACGAGACAACGGACTAAACCAGTTTTATATGTGATTTGGCGGGTTGGGACGTAAGTTTGACCCAAAACCTGCCTCAAATTAGGTTGACCCCGTATGTTGACAGATTGAAAAATCGCCGACCTACGTTAAACCACTTATTTTATATTGTCGGGCGAGACAGTTAAGGGGATCTGATCTTTTTAACATCTCTGTTTCTGTTTCGATACCAGATATGTCAGCATCTTCCATTACCACGTCGACATGTCTTCAATAAATCAATTGTTATAACATATTTTACATCTTAAGTTAGAATAAAATTTCAAGTTTGAAATCGAGcgtcataaaaataaaaaaaaaaaaactcgacCCAAAACAATTACACTTCCACTCCATTAATTTAAGTTACCTTCATCGATACTCGTGCTGGTGTATAATATCTTAAATAATTaacatatcaaatattaaactataaaaccctctgattttaCACGTTAAAAAATTCCCCCCTTTTGTTTAATTAtcaattattaatattaattttacatCCCCCGTGTATATATTCTCATAATTTCATGACATCTCCCACTACAGTGCACGATATTTACAGCTAGACTCGACCCATGGAAGGAGTAAGTGTTGCCAATTATGAGACACCATGTTGACTGTGTATATCGGCAGATCCAACATGCAGAGCGGGCACAAGAGACCAGCAGTACCTACTAAAcgaaattaaattaaaccttatgttattaatttaaattcaaattgATTATAACAAGTACGTGgacatcaaaattttaaatttcatgcACTTCCTTTCAATATATATTTACCTTTTTTATgcattcaaaagatcaaactttAATGCAAAGAAACGATCTAAAGCGTCGTTGGTTATTATGATACGAGTAGGTATCTGGTACAACATGTCACTGACGAATTGACTTGATACatattttcaattaaaattaaagtaaCATTTTGGAcagataatatttttttattaaatcgaTTTTGATATGAATGGGAAAATTAgcgttttagtcctgtatgttggcttttttttttgttttggtcctgtatgttggcttgttttggaaaagatcctgtaactcggttttttttttggatttagttctatatgttggcttattttggttttggtcctgtaagttggtttgttttttggtttttgtcCTGTATGTTATTATGTTTTGGAATTTAGAATTTGAtctctaattatttttataaaaaaatattttttattctttcatgttttatctgtttattggtttgagataattacaactaactaataaaaaaaatatttttttacgcttaaattttatttaatctaaataatttaataaaatctaaaatatgttaatttaatgtattaaatgtaACATACTTTTGTTCTTTAAAAAAGTAACAAATAAACATTCATTTGTATCGTTCTCACTGtaacttcaattttttttatttatttggcacTAAGTGTCACCCACTTAGCACCTATTAATGATCATATGACATAAATAAGTTCCAacctaaattaacaaaattagctaaaaaactaaaaatatatttaaaacatactttcgttcttttaaaaagtaacacactaatatttttttatcgtttCAAATATGGTTGACTGTTTTTGTTCCGCTTTTCTCGAAAGCAAAGCTTTTTAGATAAGTTTCACGTTTATCACGCTTAATCGTCGCTTAAGCGTgttttttagaacactgcaaaTAAACAAAATCTTGTTGCTCCCTCCAATTTCAGCGACGgaggaaaaatacaaaaaaaaaaaccaagttaTTGTaccttttagaaaataattattatgttaaaaaataattaaaatgtcaacatctaaattttaaacttatttaattaatttataaaatcataaaaaatatttattataaaaacttAAGCCGTGAAGTTGGAAAGTCAACatctaaattctaaatttaatttattattttaaattaaaaaacataGACGTTTATTCTAACTTAACCGGGCTTAATTTGGTCAAAATCGTATCTTTTCaatgaccaaaataaaaaaaacaagtcaACTATTAGaaccaaattaaaaaaatccaaattaatgtgttttttttcaaaacataactttgtataggaccaaaaccaaaaaaataagccaacttataggaccaaaaccaaaacaatcaacatataggactaaatcaaaaaaaaaaaacagagttacaggatctttttcAAAACAAGC comes from the Henckelia pumila isolate YLH828 chromosome 1, ASM3356847v2, whole genome shotgun sequence genome and includes:
- the LOC140875469 gene encoding GATA transcription factor 9-like, with protein sequence MENSEIYQTGYYNTHFAHEKHPSDAKNSDQFVVEDLLDIPNDEYMVAADGGGGGGGAGVTGIPTDSAALTAVDNSCNSSFSGGSSVEPLFHSADVGGGRGFSDGHFSSELCVPYDDLAELEWLSNFTEESFSSEDLQKLHLIQGLKARNNEASPESTHHQYRFQPDATRTCPVLRPEMSVPAKARSKRSRATPGNWASRILAVAPTPLSSNVPTMSSSSSSDIAAGSKTTTVAEKKAPDGSSTGGDGRKCLHCATDKTPQWRTGPMGPKTLCNACGVRYKSGRLVPEYRPAASPTFVLTKHSNSHRKVLELRRQKEQVRSQQNQQQHFLHHHHHPSMMFDISNGDDYLIHQHIGPDFRQLI
- the LOC140872755 gene encoding uncharacterized protein; the encoded protein is MDSSSVSNSFLKHPILDGANYALWKHRMRYTIKAMDVRAWQSILTGWTPPTTQDDDGDYIIKKEENWTAEETQSSSYNAKALNAILATVDMKMYGIISDCTIAKDIWDALQEHYEGTDSVRRTRLRFLNAKFERIRMDENETIAEYDKKLREIATEAHALRGPIASEAMVNKVLRSLPKRFNGKIWALEEVKDTSKMKMTELISILQVFEMNNTEQEKDKGK